A part of Ptychodera flava strain L36383 chromosome 11, AS_Pfla_20210202, whole genome shotgun sequence genomic DNA contains:
- the LOC139144577 gene encoding uncharacterized protein isoform X1 yields MFISIKVTTGAKVLRPFGLVDVNAQCSLTEVYQDLTRGVLSTGDRFILPNDYEQCCVEVLVSKELNGKFQSVPLTAKVTDCLDFGKYFQFTLNNDENPTNKSTRPTVNAFDLLLRSRGEKVWPAFRNIDRPNARFQLHNAIVRWLQGQDLGWQKQSKSMGDQFVRVLGDCLWITDPHRQTFHQRSCPIPENFDIFQGYNLPQSHKHVLKPLNADELTSIAQQLFNILEQTWILKDEWAKIRKSVQTLAENLHKYAVYLKEKCVCVSSQQKLLHPVRGAEDSIGIIQLKVATFQSLDTSRKLAPVIAALREKDNYQFVNVNELLPTDSRARYNFICLVKRAGLPFKATLYTYAAGGNVGNFHFMWKVDTNDGEDTILTKATTLSTEIQELVPHFHTRQMRREFCDKFGKVANVKPVYLREMYRRLTNDCTAVSSDMDQRLQHMLDFQDPDIVVDLRELNCGRPAKYDVFWDQTDTYLSNVVETAVQERRHDSICYLATAMSVRHLLETVEKRCPPGTAIPSKQWLRLQFWPKNPSTKASLQYTGRLNIKYMVQQRQLRNQHEDAHYASAIFRYEKEMAIRFRENATFVTMDDKHKIKVGEPGHPVAAVERGKQVLVGSGQSFQVSDHDFTKLTLTPSITLRVDIPENIEGSFYRSRVFAGIKDSTFQSSSPQRHAAELCQILKGEDIRSELLFVYTDGGPDHRVSYLSVQLTYIAIFLHGDYDAVVAARTPPGHSWKNPTERIMSTVNLALQAVGVMRSSMPENF; encoded by the exons ATGTTTATCTCCATAAAAGTCACGACCGGGGCGAAAGTACTGAGACCCTTTGGTCTCGTGGATGTAAATGCCCAGTGTTCTTTGACAGAAGTGTATCAAGACCTCACAAGAGGAGTGTTGTCCACTGGCGATCGATTTATCCTACCGAATGATTATGAACAGTGCTGTGTCGAGGTGCTTGTGTCGAAGGAGTTGAATGGAAAGTTCCAGAGCGTACCGTTAACGGCGAAAGTTACCGACTGCTTAGACTTTGGCAAGTACTTTCAGTTTACGTTGAACAATGATGAAAACCCCACAAATAAAAGCACCAGACCTACTGTGAATGCATTTGATTTACTGCTTCGTTCTCGGGGTGAAAAAGTGTGGCCAGCTTTCCGAAATATAGATAGACCAAACGCAAGATTTCAGCTGCATAATGCCATTGTGAGGTGGCTTCAAGGTCAAGATCTAGGGTGGCAAAAACAAAGTAAATCCATGGGAGATCAGTTTGTTCGTGTTCTCGGAGACTGTTTATGGATCACTGACCCACATCGACAAACGTTCCATCAACGATCTTGCCCGATACCAGAGAACTTTGATATATTCCAGGGGTACAATTTACCACAATCTCACAAACACGTATTGAAGCCATTGAATGCTGACGAACTCACATCTATAGCACAGCAATTATTCAACATCCTTGAACAG ACATGGATTTTGAAGGATGAGTGGGCTAAGATCAGAAAATCTGTTCAAACTCTTGCAGAGAATCTTCATAAATATGCAgtatatttgaaagaaaagtgTGTCTGTGTTTCAAGTCAGCAGAAATTACTGCATCCA gTACGTGGTGCTGAGGATTCCATTGGTATCATTCAACTGAAAGTTGCAACTTTTCAGTCTCTGGATACTTCAAGGAAATTGGCCCCAGTGATTGCTGCTCTACGTGAGAAGGATAACTACCAGTTTGTCAATGTGAATGAACTCCTGCCTACTGACAGTCGTGCACGGTACAATTTCATTTGCCTAGTAAAGAGGGCAGGATTACCATTCAAGGCAACTCTGTACACATATGCAGCTGGCGGAAATGTTGGAAACTTTCATTTTATGTGGAAGGTAGATACCAATGATGGAGAAGACACCATATTGACCAAAGCAACAACTCTGTCCACAGAAATACAAGAGCTGGTGCCCCACTTTCATACAAGACAGATGAGAAGAGAATTTTGTGACAAATTCGGAAAAGTGGCTAATGTGAAACCTGTCTACTTGAGGGAAATGTACAGAAGGCTGACAAATGACTGTACTGCTGTATCAAGTGATATGGATCAAAGACTTCAACATATGCTGGACTTCCAGGATCCTGACATTGTGGTTGACCTGCGTGAACTCAACTGTGGCCGTCCAGCAAAATACGATGTATTTTGGGATCAGACTGATACATATCTGTCCAATGTGGTGGAAACCGCAGTCCAAGAGCGAAGGCATGATAGTATCTGCTATCTTGCAACGGCAATGTCAGTTCGGCATTTGCTGGAAACAGTTGAGAAAAGATGTCCTCCTGGCACAGCCATTCCATCCAAACAGTGGCTTAGGTTACAGTTTTGGCCTAAAAACCCAAGTACCAAAGCATCCCTACAATACACAGGAcgtttgaatatcaaatacatGGTACAACAACGGCAGCTCAGAAACCAGCACGAAGATGCACACTATGCTTCAGCCATTTTTCGCTATGAGAAGGAAATGGCCATTCGGTTTCGAGAAAATGCAACATTTGTTACCATGGATGACAAACACAAAATCAAGGTAGGGGAACCAGGCCATCCTGTAGCTGCTGTTGAGCGTGGAAAACAGGTGCTGGTTGGGTCTGGTCAAAGTTTCCAAGTGTCTGACCATGATTTTACCAAGCTCACCTTGACTCCTAGCATCACCTTGCGAGTAGATATTCCAGAGAATATTGAAGGCAGTTTCTACAGGAGCAGGGTGTTTGCAGGAATCAAAGATAGCACTTTCCAGAGTTCATCACCGCAAAGACATGCTGCAGAGTTGTGCCAAATTCTCAAGGGAGAAGACATCAGATCAGAATTGCTCTTTGTATACACTGATGGTGGGCCTGATCACAGAGTTAGTTATCTGTCAGTCCAGTTGACATACATTGCTATCTTTCTCCATGGTGACTATGACGCTGTTGTAGCTGCACGTACGCCTCCTGGCCATTCATGGAAGAATCCAACAGAACGCATCATGTCAACTGTCAACTTGGCCCTACAAGCAGTAGGTGTAATGAGGAGCAGTATGCcagaaaatttttaa
- the LOC139144577 gene encoding uncharacterized protein isoform X2 codes for MFISIKVTTGAKVLRPFGLVDVNAQCSLTEVYQDLTRGVLSTGDRFILPNDYEQCCVEVLVSKELNGKFQSVPLTAKVTDCLDFGKYFQFTLNNDENPTNKSTRPTVNAFDLLLRSRGEKVWPAFRNIDRPNARFQLHNAIVRWLQGQDLGWQKQSKSMGDQFVRVLGDCLWITDPHRQTFHQRSCPIPENFDIFQGYNLPQSHKHVLKPLNADELTSIAQQLFNILEQVRGAEDSIGIIQLKVATFQSLDTSRKLAPVIAALREKDNYQFVNVNELLPTDSRARYNFICLVKRAGLPFKATLYTYAAGGNVGNFHFMWKVDTNDGEDTILTKATTLSTEIQELVPHFHTRQMRREFCDKFGKVANVKPVYLREMYRRLTNDCTAVSSDMDQRLQHMLDFQDPDIVVDLRELNCGRPAKYDVFWDQTDTYLSNVVETAVQERRHDSICYLATAMSVRHLLETVEKRCPPGTAIPSKQWLRLQFWPKNPSTKASLQYTGRLNIKYMVQQRQLRNQHEDAHYASAIFRYEKEMAIRFRENATFVTMDDKHKIKVGEPGHPVAAVERGKQVLVGSGQSFQVSDHDFTKLTLTPSITLRVDIPENIEGSFYRSRVFAGIKDSTFQSSSPQRHAAELCQILKGEDIRSELLFVYTDGGPDHRVSYLSVQLTYIAIFLHGDYDAVVAARTPPGHSWKNPTERIMSTVNLALQAVGVMRSSMPENF; via the exons ATGTTTATCTCCATAAAAGTCACGACCGGGGCGAAAGTACTGAGACCCTTTGGTCTCGTGGATGTAAATGCCCAGTGTTCTTTGACAGAAGTGTATCAAGACCTCACAAGAGGAGTGTTGTCCACTGGCGATCGATTTATCCTACCGAATGATTATGAACAGTGCTGTGTCGAGGTGCTTGTGTCGAAGGAGTTGAATGGAAAGTTCCAGAGCGTACCGTTAACGGCGAAAGTTACCGACTGCTTAGACTTTGGCAAGTACTTTCAGTTTACGTTGAACAATGATGAAAACCCCACAAATAAAAGCACCAGACCTACTGTGAATGCATTTGATTTACTGCTTCGTTCTCGGGGTGAAAAAGTGTGGCCAGCTTTCCGAAATATAGATAGACCAAACGCAAGATTTCAGCTGCATAATGCCATTGTGAGGTGGCTTCAAGGTCAAGATCTAGGGTGGCAAAAACAAAGTAAATCCATGGGAGATCAGTTTGTTCGTGTTCTCGGAGACTGTTTATGGATCACTGACCCACATCGACAAACGTTCCATCAACGATCTTGCCCGATACCAGAGAACTTTGATATATTCCAGGGGTACAATTTACCACAATCTCACAAACACGTATTGAAGCCATTGAATGCTGACGAACTCACATCTATAGCACAGCAATTATTCAACATCCTTGAACAG gTACGTGGTGCTGAGGATTCCATTGGTATCATTCAACTGAAAGTTGCAACTTTTCAGTCTCTGGATACTTCAAGGAAATTGGCCCCAGTGATTGCTGCTCTACGTGAGAAGGATAACTACCAGTTTGTCAATGTGAATGAACTCCTGCCTACTGACAGTCGTGCACGGTACAATTTCATTTGCCTAGTAAAGAGGGCAGGATTACCATTCAAGGCAACTCTGTACACATATGCAGCTGGCGGAAATGTTGGAAACTTTCATTTTATGTGGAAGGTAGATACCAATGATGGAGAAGACACCATATTGACCAAAGCAACAACTCTGTCCACAGAAATACAAGAGCTGGTGCCCCACTTTCATACAAGACAGATGAGAAGAGAATTTTGTGACAAATTCGGAAAAGTGGCTAATGTGAAACCTGTCTACTTGAGGGAAATGTACAGAAGGCTGACAAATGACTGTACTGCTGTATCAAGTGATATGGATCAAAGACTTCAACATATGCTGGACTTCCAGGATCCTGACATTGTGGTTGACCTGCGTGAACTCAACTGTGGCCGTCCAGCAAAATACGATGTATTTTGGGATCAGACTGATACATATCTGTCCAATGTGGTGGAAACCGCAGTCCAAGAGCGAAGGCATGATAGTATCTGCTATCTTGCAACGGCAATGTCAGTTCGGCATTTGCTGGAAACAGTTGAGAAAAGATGTCCTCCTGGCACAGCCATTCCATCCAAACAGTGGCTTAGGTTACAGTTTTGGCCTAAAAACCCAAGTACCAAAGCATCCCTACAATACACAGGAcgtttgaatatcaaatacatGGTACAACAACGGCAGCTCAGAAACCAGCACGAAGATGCACACTATGCTTCAGCCATTTTTCGCTATGAGAAGGAAATGGCCATTCGGTTTCGAGAAAATGCAACATTTGTTACCATGGATGACAAACACAAAATCAAGGTAGGGGAACCAGGCCATCCTGTAGCTGCTGTTGAGCGTGGAAAACAGGTGCTGGTTGGGTCTGGTCAAAGTTTCCAAGTGTCTGACCATGATTTTACCAAGCTCACCTTGACTCCTAGCATCACCTTGCGAGTAGATATTCCAGAGAATATTGAAGGCAGTTTCTACAGGAGCAGGGTGTTTGCAGGAATCAAAGATAGCACTTTCCAGAGTTCATCACCGCAAAGACATGCTGCAGAGTTGTGCCAAATTCTCAAGGGAGAAGACATCAGATCAGAATTGCTCTTTGTATACACTGATGGTGGGCCTGATCACAGAGTTAGTTATCTGTCAGTCCAGTTGACATACATTGCTATCTTTCTCCATGGTGACTATGACGCTGTTGTAGCTGCACGTACGCCTCCTGGCCATTCATGGAAGAATCCAACAGAACGCATCATGTCAACTGTCAACTTGGCCCTACAAGCAGTAGGTGTAATGAGGAGCAGTATGCcagaaaatttttaa